The DNA region ctTCTCTGCTGAATGTAGACAATAATCGGCTAACAAGagtgttggaagaagaagaagatgatgattatgtagTCCTGAGGTTTAAAATTGCATTTTGGGCTGGCTTGCTTAGACCTAGATAATTATTCCCGCATCGTTGGTGGGATACCAGAGGCAGTCAAGACACTCGATACATAGTCCACAGCCAGTTTATTGGTGTCagccccatcgtctgtcgacaattCTGAGTTGGAACATAAGTTATACTGGTTGGTTTGTGTGaaaaaaggggggcagggggagtgagggggggggagggggagagttgatATTATTGGCTTTGTACTGGAGTAgcgtttagttttgttttcattttcaccgAAGAACTGCACCCTCGTCTACTGAGTGTCAGGAACtcaacattgttttgttgttgttgttgtttttactaagATTGCGCGTTAGGTTATTTAGCAGCTTTTGAGCTGGAGCGTATCAAGTGGTTtggggggtgaagaaaagaaaagtcatgGGGATAATTATGAGTCAGATTGAAACACTGGACTGACTCATGATAACTTCGTAAGTTGTGAGCTTTGTGGCATTAGCCGGAGAACCAGTGACACTCAGAGAAACCTGTGGCATAGGAGAAACCTGTGACATTAGAGAAACCTGTGGCATAGGAGAAACCTGTGACATTAGAGAAACCTGTGGCATAGGAGAAACCTGTGGCATAGGAGAAACCTGTGACATTAGAGAAACCTGTGGCATAGGAGAAACCTGTGACATTAGAGAAACCTGTGGCATAGGAGAAACCTGTGACATTAGAGAAACCTGTGACATTAGAGAAACCTGTGGCATAGGAGAAACCTGTGACATTAGAGAAACCTGTGGCATAGGAGAAACCTGTGACATTAGAGAAACCTGTGACATTAGAGAAACCAGTGGCATAGGAGAAACCTGTGACATTAGAGAAACCTGTGGAATAGGAGAAACCTGTGACATTAGAGAAACCTGTGGCATAGGAGAAACCTGTGACATTAGAGAAACCAGTGGCATAGGAGAAACCTGTGACATTAGAGAAACCTGTGACATTAGAGAAACCAGTGGCATAGGAGAAACCTGTGACATTAGAGAAACCTGTGGCATTAGAGAAACCTGTGACATTAAAGAAACCTGTGGCATAGGAGAAACCTGTGACATTAAAGAAACCTGTGGCATAGGAGAAACCTGTGACATTAGAGAAACCAGTGGCATAGGAGAAACCTGTGACATTAGAGAAACCAGTGGCATAGGAGAAACCTGTGACATTAGAGAAACCATTGTCATAGGAGAGACCCGTGACATTAGAACAACCAGTGGCGAAACCAGTGATACTGGATAAACCAGTGACTTTTAGAGAAACCATAGTCATAGGAGAGACCCGTGACATTAGAACAACCAGTGGCGAAACCAGTGATACTGGATAAACCAGTGACTTTTAGAGAAACCATAGTCATAGGAGAGACCCGTGACATTAGAACAACCAGTGGCGAAACCAGTGATACTGGATAAACCAGTGACTTTTAGAGAAACCATTGTCATAGGAGAGACCCGTGACATTAGAACAACCAGTGGCGAAACCAGTGATACTGGATAAACCAGTGACTTTTAGAGAAACCATAGTCATAGGAGAGACCCGTGACATTAGAACAACCAGTGGCAAAACCAGTGATACTGGATAAACCAGTGACTTTTAGAGAAACCATTGTCATAGGAGAGACCCGTGACATTAGAACGACCATTTGCGAAACCAGTGATACTGGATAAACCAGTGACTTTTAGAGAAACCATTGTCATAGGAGAGACCCGTGACATTAGAACAACCAGTGGCGAAACCAGTGACACTGGATAAACCAGTGACTTTTAGAGAAACCATTGTCATAGGAGAGACCCGTGACATTAGAACAACCAGTTAGGAAACCAGTGATTCTGGATAAACCAGTGACTTTCAGAGATACCATAGTCATAGGAGAGACCCGTGACATTAGAACAACCAGTGGCGAAACCAGTGATACTGGGTAAACCAGTGACTTTTAGAGATACCATTGTCATAGGAGAGACCCGTGACATTAGAACGACCAGTTGCGAAACCAGTGACACTGGATAAACCAGTGACTTTTAGAGATACCATTGTCATAGGAGAGACCCGTGACATTAGAACAACCAGTGGCGAAACCAGTGACACTGGATAAACCAGTGACTTTTAGAGATACCATAGTCATAGGAGAGACCCGTGACATTAGAACAACCAGTGGCGAAACCAGTGACACTGGATAAACCACTAGCATTAGAGAAAACAGTGTGTCACAGAAGAAACTAGTGACATTAGAAGAAACCAGTGACATCAGAGAAACCAGTGACATAAGAGAAACCAGTGACATTAGAAGAAACCAGTGACATCAGAGAA from Babylonia areolata isolate BAREFJ2019XMU chromosome 12, ASM4173473v1, whole genome shotgun sequence includes:
- the LOC143288385 gene encoding uncharacterized protein LOC143288385 isoform X1, which codes for MSRVSPMTMVSLKVTGLSSITGFATGCSNVTGLSYDNGFSNVTGFSYATGFSNVTGFSYATGFSNVTGFSYATGFFNVTGFSYATGFFNVTGFSNATGFSNVTGFSYATGFSNVTGFSNVTGFSYATGFSNVTGFSYATGFSNVTGFSYSTGFSNVTGFSYATGFSNVTGFSNVTGFSYATGFSNVTGFSYATGFSNVTGFSYATGFSNVTGFSYATGFSYATGFSNVTGFSYATGFSNVTGFSYATGFSECHWFSG
- the LOC143288385 gene encoding uncharacterized protein LOC143288385 isoform X3, whose translation is MSRVSPMTMVSLKVTGLSSITGFATGCSNVTGLSYDNGFSNVTGFSYATGFSNVTGFSYATGFSNVTGFSNVTGFSYATGFSNVTGFSNVTGFSYATGFSNVTGFSYATGFSNVTGFSYSTGFSNVTGFSYATGFSNVTGFSNVTGFSYATGFSNVTGFSYATGFSNVTGFSNVTGFSYATGFSNVTGFSYATGFSNVTGFSYATGFSYATGFSNVTGFSYATGFSNVTGFSYATGFSECHWFSG
- the LOC143288385 gene encoding uncharacterized protein LOC143288385 isoform X2 — protein: MSRVSPMTMVSLKVTGLSSITGFATGCSNVTGLSYDNGFSNVTGFSYATGFSNVTGFSYATGFSNVTGFSYATGFSNVTGFSYATGFSNVTGFSNVTGFSYATGFSNVTGFSYATGFSNVTGFSYSTGFSNVTGFSYATGFSNVTGFSNVTGFSYATGFSNVTGFSYATGFSNVTGFSNVTGFSYATGFSNVTGFSYATGFSNVTGFSYATGFSYATGFSNVTGFSYATGFSNVTGFSYATGFSECHWFSG